Proteins from one candidate division KSB1 bacterium genomic window:
- a CDS encoding LysM peptidoglycan-binding domain-containing protein: MRVSSKILLTLVLSFVLVFGATLSIAQEEMTMEEYEAQLAEWQQREADARAAKEECEAAVEALNEEVQTVESQTQEVWNEILSEIGTDVAGVDEFRGQLESLDEQADGLLALSAEELFEKRDEMTALEEQLAAAKENRIAALSEMQDLIATIEGKLAQINNKMPKAVYDDYNVVVGDYLWKISGKEAIYDDPTQWMRIYSVNTDQIDDPDLIFPEQVLKIQRGLGMDQYLIAKGDYLQKIAENPEVLGDPSNWTKIYEKNKEIIGDDPNMVFPHTVLVIPQE; encoded by the coding sequence ATGAGAGTGTCAAGCAAAATTCTACTCACTTTGGTGCTTTCCTTCGTTCTTGTCTTTGGTGCCACGCTTTCGATTGCGCAGGAAGAAATGACAATGGAAGAGTATGAAGCACAATTGGCCGAATGGCAGCAGCGTGAAGCAGATGCCAGGGCCGCCAAAGAGGAATGCGAAGCAGCTGTTGAAGCACTGAATGAAGAGGTTCAAACCGTTGAAAGCCAAACTCAGGAAGTTTGGAATGAAATTCTGTCAGAAATCGGCACCGATGTAGCTGGTGTTGATGAGTTCCGCGGCCAGTTGGAATCCCTGGATGAGCAGGCTGACGGCCTGTTGGCCCTGTCCGCAGAAGAGTTGTTTGAAAAACGCGATGAAATGACCGCGCTTGAAGAGCAACTTGCTGCCGCCAAAGAGAACAGAATCGCTGCATTAAGTGAAATGCAGGATCTGATCGCAACCATCGAAGGAAAACTGGCACAAATCAACAACAAAATGCCCAAAGCTGTTTACGACGACTATAATGTGGTCGTGGGCGACTATCTCTGGAAAATTTCGGGCAAAGAAGCCATCTATGATGACCCGACCCAGTGGATGCGAATCTATTCCGTCAACACGGACCAGATTGACGATCCTGATTTGATTTTCCCCGAACAGGTTCTGAAAATTCAGCGCGGTCTGGGTATGGATCAATACCTAATTGCCAAAGGCGATTATCTGCAGAAAATTGCAGAGAATCCCGAGGTACTGGGTGATCCGTCCAACTGGACAAAAATCTATGAAAAGAACAAAGAGATCATCGGTGATGATCCCAATATGGTCTTTCCGCACACTGTACTGGTGATTCCCCAGGAATAG
- a CDS encoding HDIG domain-containing protein, which translates to MRANDHRQSSAADPAGPVEKLRSLAQAKAERGEMHGFWQNVKPAVGQFLLIVAILALFVFFLWKDNRELLKPIRERVLIALSILFVSIFIYLSNRFTLSPYVIPVSTLAIVVTVFFNVRVGFYSVIVMSLLTGALRGNEFSITFVSLFTSSIAVLSVSRVRNRNWIIRSGLVIAAAFLVSITIIDFVGYSDFSDIARDWGFGVLNGFLSPGLAYILIIVFESMFDKTTDMTLLELSDFNHPLLRRLSLEAPGTYHHSYLIGMLAESTTEALGGNALLARVGAYYHDIGKLEKPEYFVENQAKGRNPQEKLAPRMSSLILSNHVRRGLEMAREYGLPKEIEAFIIQHHGTSLMSFFYQKELEQKDAQDVSESEFRYPGPRPQSVETAIVMLADSVEAASRTLKDPKPTRIKNLVENIIDERFESGELDEAPLTLKDLSKISAAFQKILNGIFHGRVEYPNQNKGEKKEENQGKKTEQQDEA; encoded by the coding sequence TTGCGGGCGAACGATCATCGACAGTCATCAGCGGCTGACCCGGCAGGGCCTGTCGAAAAGCTCCGATCGCTTGCACAGGCCAAAGCCGAACGGGGAGAGATGCACGGTTTTTGGCAGAATGTCAAACCGGCTGTCGGACAGTTCCTGTTGATTGTGGCGATTTTGGCCCTGTTTGTATTTTTCCTGTGGAAAGACAATCGCGAGCTGTTAAAACCCATCAGAGAACGTGTATTGATCGCGCTGTCCATCCTGTTTGTAAGTATTTTTATTTATCTGTCCAATCGGTTTACTTTGTCTCCCTATGTGATCCCGGTTTCAACCCTGGCCATTGTGGTTACCGTTTTTTTTAATGTGCGGGTGGGGTTTTATTCCGTGATAGTGATGAGTCTGTTGACCGGCGCGTTGCGGGGGAACGAGTTCAGCATCACCTTTGTTTCTTTGTTTACCAGTTCCATCGCCGTACTGAGCGTCAGTCGCGTCCGAAACCGCAACTGGATTATACGATCAGGGCTGGTGATTGCCGCCGCGTTTTTGGTTTCCATTACCATTATCGACTTTGTCGGGTATTCCGATTTTAGTGATATCGCACGCGACTGGGGATTCGGTGTGCTGAACGGCTTTTTGTCCCCCGGACTGGCTTATATCCTGATTATTGTCTTTGAATCAATGTTCGACAAGACCACGGATATGACACTGCTGGAATTGTCCGATTTTAATCATCCGCTGCTGAGGCGATTATCTCTTGAAGCTCCCGGAACTTACCATCACAGCTATTTGATCGGTATGCTGGCGGAGAGCACTACAGAGGCGCTCGGTGGCAATGCCCTGCTGGCGCGTGTCGGTGCCTATTATCACGATATTGGTAAACTGGAAAAACCGGAATATTTTGTGGAAAATCAGGCCAAAGGACGCAATCCTCAGGAAAAGCTGGCGCCGCGTATGAGTTCGTTGATTCTGTCCAATCATGTGCGCCGGGGACTGGAGATGGCGCGTGAATACGGTCTGCCAAAAGAAATAGAAGCCTTTATCATTCAGCATCACGGCACATCCCTGATGAGTTTTTTCTATCAGAAAGAACTGGAACAAAAAGACGCCCAGGATGTATCAGAAAGCGAATTCAGGTATCCGGGGCCCCGGCCGCAAAGTGTCGAAACCGCCATTGTTATGCTCGCGGATTCCGTGGAAGCGGCTTCACGAACACTCAAAGATCCCAAACCCACCCGAATTAAAAATCTGGTTGAAAATATCATTGATGAACGTTTTGAGAGCGGTGAACTCGATGAAGCGCCTCTCACTCTCAAAGACCTGTCCAAGATATCCGCCGCTTTTCAGAAAATTCTGAACGGCATTTTTCACGGCCGTGTCGAGTATCCGAATCAGAATAAAGGTGAAAAGAAAGAAGAGAATCAGGGTAAAAAGACCGAGCAGCAGGACGAGGCATGA
- the ybeY gene encoding rRNA maturation RNase YbeY produces MTPLSVENPAGCDAVNEPLIRDLIDWIMKQPGTPDDWTLTIVFVNDDFISDLHERYMNTPGPTDVITFNLTDIGGPLEGEIYISCETATINADHYQVTLENELCRLSVHGMYHLLGIEDTTPEKKQRMTELENAALSAVVPKP; encoded by the coding sequence ATGACGCCTCTATCGGTCGAAAATCCAGCCGGATGTGACGCTGTGAACGAGCCTCTAATTCGGGATCTCATAGATTGGATCATGAAACAACCGGGCACCCCTGACGATTGGACGCTTACCATTGTTTTTGTCAATGATGATTTTATTTCAGATCTGCATGAACGCTATATGAATACTCCGGGCCCGACGGATGTCATTACGTTCAATTTGACGGACATCGGCGGCCCTCTGGAGGGGGAGATATATATCAGTTGTGAAACTGCAACGATAAATGCGGACCATTACCAGGTCACACTCGAGAATGAACTTTGCCGATTGTCTGTGCATGGAATGTATCATTTGCTGGGCATTGAAGATACAACGCCTGAAAAAAAACAGAGAATGACGGAGCTTGAGAATGCGGCATTATCCGCTGTTGTACCAAAGCCCTGA
- a CDS encoding hemolysin family protein, whose translation MDFDPYSHLFLFIVLLGASAFFSGSETAFFSIGQHQLSELKNKTSQTAKRILMLLNHPRQLLITILIGNTLVNVGAASIGYMLTTYWCRIAGLPAQWAIVINVVAVTFVILLFSEISPKIIAVKNSIRFAGIVSPIIFMLFLLFYPLTFLLARMIDVIKIIFRVSEPMPEKYMRVEEFQTLLNIGEQQGELETDEKEILNSIFHFGDTTVREIMIPRTDMVCVSDDTSLEELSKMIKEKGHTRIPVYSETVDKIQGIINAKDLLPFIYQPDTSIDILSLARTAIFVPESKKIDDLLREFQMRRQHMAIVVDEYGGTSGLVTLEDVIEEIVGEIQDEYDKEPPLYRKISATQYLFNSKIDINSINDLLGTDIPTSEDYDTLSGFILEHKGYFPKEGETYEWDDTHFTMEKVEKNRILLIRVDITDSEENDNIEIN comes from the coding sequence TTGGATTTCGATCCTTATAGTCATCTTTTTCTTTTTATTGTGCTGCTTGGGGCTTCGGCCTTTTTTTCCGGTTCTGAAACAGCTTTTTTCAGTATCGGACAGCATCAGCTGAGTGAGCTGAAAAATAAAACATCGCAAACCGCCAAACGCATTTTGATGCTGTTGAATCATCCCAGACAGCTGTTGATTACCATTCTTATCGGCAATACGCTGGTCAATGTGGGGGCGGCTTCCATCGGTTATATGTTAACAACCTATTGGTGTCGCATAGCCGGGCTGCCCGCGCAGTGGGCTATTGTGATCAACGTGGTGGCGGTCACTTTTGTTATTCTCTTATTCAGCGAGATTTCACCCAAGATTATTGCGGTTAAAAATTCGATCCGCTTTGCCGGTATAGTCTCCCCGATTATTTTTATGCTGTTCCTGCTTTTTTATCCGCTTACCTTTCTTTTGGCGCGGATGATTGATGTCATTAAAATTATTTTCCGTGTGTCCGAACCCATGCCCGAAAAATATATGCGGGTGGAAGAGTTTCAGACGCTGCTGAATATCGGAGAACAGCAGGGCGAACTGGAGACCGATGAAAAAGAAATATTAAACTCTATTTTTCATTTCGGAGACACAACTGTCCGGGAGATCATGATTCCCCGAACCGATATGGTGTGTGTGTCGGATGATACCTCCCTTGAGGAACTATCCAAAATGATCAAGGAAAAAGGCCATACCCGGATTCCGGTCTACAGTGAGACCGTGGACAAAATACAGGGTATCATCAATGCAAAAGATCTTTTGCCGTTTATTTATCAGCCCGATACGTCCATCGATATTTTGAGTCTGGCCCGGACAGCGATTTTTGTTCCGGAAAGTAAAAAAATCGACGACCTGCTGCGTGAATTTCAGATGCGCCGACAGCATATGGCGATTGTTGTTGATGAATACGGCGGTACTTCGGGATTGGTAACCCTCGAAGATGTGATTGAGGAAATTGTCGGTGAAATTCAGGATGAATATGACAAGGAACCGCCGTTGTATCGCAAGATCAGTGCAACACAATATCTGTTCAATTCAAAAATCGATATCAATTCAATCAATGATCTATTGGGTACCGATATCCCGACGTCGGAAGATTATGACACGCTGAGCGGATTTATTCTTGAGCACAAAGGGTATTTCCCTAAAGAAGGCGAAACCTATGAATGGGATGACACTCATTTTACGATGGAAAAAGTAGAAAAGAACCGGATACTGCTGATACGTGTTGATATAACAGACTCGGAAGAGAACGATAATATTGAAATTAACTAA
- a CDS encoding cold shock domain-containing protein, translated as MVYGTVTHWEAGKGYGFIEIDDDDEQVFLHVSNLATIKPQEIEEGMRLRFDIQSDMKGDKAVNVRKA; from the coding sequence ATGGTTTACGGCACCGTAACACACTGGGAGGCCGGCAAAGGATATGGATTCATTGAGATTGATGATGATGATGAGCAGGTCTTTTTGCATGTTTCCAATTTGGCAACTATCAAACCTCAGGAAATCGAGGAGGGCATGCGTCTCCGATTCGACATTCAAAGTGATATGAAAGGTGACAAGGCTGTAAATGTCCGTAAAGCATAA
- a CDS encoding P-loop NTPase — translation MSVKHKINGTMMPQVFIKINNEQVGPLNHNELRDLASNGEFCSNDLVYLEESEEWVEAYTLERFRHLFPDREPAHDKKVFAIGGGKGGIGKTMLTASLGIGLASQDKDVVIVDADLGGANLHTYMGILEPEYTFYHFYTLQRESLEDICLPTPVDNLRLISGSCGTLGLANPRYSQKKKFIRHLAHLNADIVLLDLGAGSSYNVIDFFLAADEGILVTTPEPAAIHETFNFLKLSIMRKLFQAYKKNQPVKTILDQYLHSEPGKMHFTMQDILKDVNQVDEAAADRIESFLSNLYPKLILNMVHSAAEIKEGDAFRAAALELLNVQVNYIGYLNYDNTIRKSIKELRPFMIENPKSRSARNLNKIITRGLLQKHGWDAYKSKKYAQRQLVEESKEYPETDLNGGETICSVNCFYWGECEYQRGGYPCPIKNFNPMFKG, via the coding sequence ATGTCCGTAAAGCATAAAATCAACGGTACTATGATGCCCCAGGTATTTATTAAAATAAATAATGAGCAGGTCGGTCCTTTGAACCATAATGAGCTCCGGGATCTGGCTTCAAATGGTGAATTTTGTTCGAATGATCTGGTATATCTCGAAGAGTCCGAGGAATGGGTGGAAGCTTATACTCTGGAACGATTCAGACATCTTTTTCCTGATCGTGAACCAGCGCATGATAAAAAGGTATTCGCCATTGGCGGCGGCAAGGGCGGAATCGGAAAAACCATGTTGACCGCATCGCTGGGGATCGGGCTTGCATCGCAGGATAAAGATGTTGTGATCGTGGACGCTGACCTGGGCGGCGCGAATTTGCACACCTATATGGGGATACTGGAACCTGAATATACCTTTTATCATTTTTATACCCTGCAGCGCGAAAGTCTGGAGGATATCTGTCTTCCGACTCCGGTCGATAATTTGCGATTGATCAGCGGCTCCTGCGGTACCCTGGGACTAGCGAATCCCCGTTATTCCCAGAAAAAGAAATTTATACGCCATCTGGCGCATTTGAATGCGGATATTGTGTTGCTGGATCTTGGCGCCGGTTCGTCCTATAATGTGATTGATTTTTTTCTGGCTGCGGATGAGGGCATTTTGGTGACCACGCCGGAGCCGGCCGCGATTCATGAAACGTTTAATTTCCTGAAACTGTCTATTATGCGCAAACTGTTTCAGGCGTACAAGAAAAATCAACCGGTCAAGACGATTCTCGATCAATATTTGCATTCCGAGCCCGGTAAAATGCATTTTACCATGCAGGATATTCTCAAAGATGTCAATCAGGTGGATGAAGCGGCGGCGGACCGCATCGAATCGTTTTTATCCAACCTGTATCCAAAATTGATCCTCAATATGGTGCATTCAGCCGCAGAGATCAAAGAAGGCGATGCGTTCCGGGCGGCGGCGTTGGAGCTTTTGAACGTCCAGGTCAATTATATCGGCTATTTGAATTATGACAACACTATCCGCAAATCGATTAAAGAACTGCGTCCGTTCATGATTGAAAATCCAAAGTCACGGTCCGCCCGCAATCTGAACAAAATAATTACCCGCGGATTGCTGCAAAAACATGGTTGGGATGCTTATAAATCAAAGAAATATGCTCAGCGGCAGCTTGTCGAAGAAAGCAAAGAGTATCCCGAAACTGATCTGAACGGCGGTGAGACCATTTGCTCGGTCAATTGTTTTTACTGGGGCGAATGTGAATATCAGCGCGGTGGCTACCCCTGTCCCATCAAAAATTTCAATCCCATGTTCAAGGGATAA
- a CDS encoding S8 family serine peptidase, translating to MRKTLVLCLFVVIGLSGLSARPRPEQQARLRTMSQRLEQEYAEKRARAVDLARRRNWPLEVQLADNRQAELMYLIDGRPEYYVTNNLGAAQTTRADALWPGGSLGLSISGSGYAKLGEWDGGAVFTTHNEFTNSGADPSRVTQADGASSIKWHATHVAGTLMGGGVYSSTSGMAYDAQLSAYDWTDDAGEMAAAAADGMEISNHSYGAVRGWAYGSYVFSGDDWYWFGAPSVSEEEDLWFGFYSSSSRDWDEIAYNAPNYLIVKSAGNDRDDSGPDAETPGHYVYSYIRKQWEWVETIRPADGGDTGYDTLPQKSVAKNILTIGAVQEVLDYTGPSDVIMAGFSSWGPADDGRIKPDVVGKGINVLSAYYHPDSNRTDLYAYSSGTSMSSPNVAGTLVLLQDYYQSLHSGTPMTAATLKALAIHTADEAGSNTGPDYQFGWGLVNAEEAAQTIEKDANLHNVLDELTLNDGGSYSRLVYASGTEPLKVTVVWTDLPPHPDDMPNSSLDPPDPVLVNDLDLRLTRDASTYYPWSLDVSNPSNAATQSGENNVDNVEQVYIADPSEGWYTITIDHDNTLYSYNSSTGNYTAGSQDYSLIISGTRPPQPSDLTAGNVQRNSADISWTEAGEAETWNVEYGTSGFSQGSGAQTQTLSNPFSLSDLDNNGEYDVYVQAVTGSETSVWTGPYTFAMNPTPPGHMLAFDGIDDHVDVGSAGSLQTVEFWMCPDNTDQSILQLSDSHYLTVSGGVLDLAGVTGESFYVNGQSGSSVPASEWSHVAVVLESAVNATQFKLSVGNSSTFAGKLDECRLWSDARSQSEIQLNLHNTLSGSETGLAACYAFDHASGLELTDLSSGGLDGALTNMNGDEWSESTCPVGDSGDWMTSGSATVAELTVTYEDGSSGELGVYSTGSGGSWLQEDNGLFLDKFWGVENQSGSVTATLNFDLSVQTLPSGKSWSDVDLLTRSDKTSNWSNITDLCSHTPTDAEPWFEITRSSFSEFQPVLDSPIPVTLSRFVAEPRESGVLLSWQVENNVNTAGFFVSRARGETGDFVRITDQLIPAGPLSVQTFEYLDETVMSGFWRYRLESVDLNGGLSPYTPVAVNLLQSGISSESLPGTFALYPNHPNPFNPATTIAYDVAQASDISVSVYNALGRKVRSLVNRRQSPGHYKVTWNGRDDQGVRLSSGIYLIIFSHDNGQQVQKTALMQ from the coding sequence ATGCGCAAGACTTTAGTTTTATGTCTGTTTGTAGTTATCGGACTATCCGGATTGTCCGCGCGTCCCCGGCCTGAACAACAGGCCAGACTCAGAACCATGTCGCAGCGCCTTGAGCAGGAATACGCAGAAAAACGCGCCCGGGCTGTCGACCTGGCCCGGCGCCGGAACTGGCCGCTGGAAGTGCAGCTTGCGGATAACCGCCAGGCAGAGCTGATGTACCTGATCGACGGCAGACCCGAGTATTATGTGACCAACAATCTGGGCGCCGCCCAGACCACGCGCGCCGACGCCTTGTGGCCCGGCGGTTCGCTGGGACTTTCGATTAGTGGTTCCGGATATGCCAAACTGGGAGAATGGGACGGCGGCGCGGTGTTTACGACCCATAATGAATTTACCAACTCCGGGGCAGACCCTTCCAGAGTGACACAGGCGGATGGCGCTTCCAGTATCAAGTGGCATGCCACACACGTGGCCGGCACCCTGATGGGCGGCGGGGTGTATTCAAGTACCTCAGGTATGGCCTATGACGCGCAGCTTTCTGCCTATGACTGGACCGATGATGCCGGTGAGATGGCAGCCGCTGCAGCGGACGGCATGGAAATTTCCAATCATTCCTATGGCGCGGTAAGGGGGTGGGCCTATGGCTCATATGTTTTTTCTGGCGATGATTGGTATTGGTTTGGCGCTCCATCTGTAAGTGAAGAAGAAGACTTGTGGTTCGGCTTTTATTCTTCATCATCACGGGACTGGGACGAAATTGCTTATAATGCACCCAATTATCTGATTGTTAAATCTGCCGGAAATGATCGCGATGACAGCGGGCCCGATGCCGAGACACCGGGACATTATGTTTACAGTTATATTAGGAAGCAATGGGAATGGGTGGAAACTATCAGGCCAGCTGACGGTGGTGATACGGGATATGATACATTGCCGCAAAAAAGTGTTGCAAAAAATATTTTAACCATCGGCGCTGTCCAGGAGGTGCTGGATTATACCGGCCCCTCTGATGTAATTATGGCCGGATTCAGCAGCTGGGGGCCGGCGGATGACGGCCGCATCAAACCGGATGTTGTCGGCAAGGGCATTAATGTGTTATCGGCTTATTATCACCCTGATTCCAATAGAACAGATCTTTATGCTTATTCTAGCGGTACATCCATGTCGTCTCCGAATGTGGCCGGAACCCTGGTGCTCCTGCAGGATTATTACCAGAGCCTGCACAGCGGCACGCCCATGACCGCCGCAACGCTCAAAGCCCTGGCCATTCACACGGCGGATGAGGCCGGAAGCAACACCGGTCCGGATTATCAGTTCGGCTGGGGACTGGTAAACGCGGAGGAAGCGGCGCAGACTATTGAAAAAGACGCCAATTTGCACAATGTGCTGGATGAATTGACCCTGAATGACGGCGGCAGCTACAGCCGTTTGGTGTATGCCAGCGGTACCGAACCCCTCAAAGTAACGGTGGTCTGGACCGATTTGCCGCCACATCCCGACGACATGCCGAACTCTTCTCTTGATCCGCCTGATCCAGTCCTTGTCAATGATCTCGATCTGCGCCTGACCCGGGATGCGTCCACGTACTATCCCTGGTCTCTCGATGTGTCGAATCCGTCCAATGCCGCGACGCAGAGCGGGGAAAACAATGTCGATAATGTGGAACAGGTGTATATTGCCGATCCGTCCGAAGGATGGTATACCATTACCATCGATCATGACAATACACTCTACAGTTATAACAGCAGTACCGGCAATTATACAGCCGGATCGCAGGATTATTCGCTCATCATCAGCGGCACCCGGCCGCCGCAGCCCAGCGATCTGACAGCCGGCAATGTTCAGCGCAACAGCGCCGATATTTCCTGGACGGAAGCGGGCGAAGCCGAGACCTGGAATGTCGAGTATGGCACAAGCGGATTCTCACAGGGCAGTGGTGCGCAGACGCAGACCCTGTCCAATCCGTTTTCTCTTTCCGATCTGGATAATAATGGCGAATATGATGTCTATGTCCAGGCGGTTACCGGCAGTGAGACCAGCGTCTGGACCGGTCCATACACCTTTGCCATGAATCCCACGCCGCCGGGGCATATGCTCGCATTTGACGGTATTGACGATCATGTCGACGTCGGCAGCGCCGGTTCGCTGCAGACGGTGGAATTCTGGATGTGTCCGGACAATACCGACCAATCTATCCTGCAATTGTCCGACTCGCACTACCTGACGGTATCGGGGGGTGTTCTGGATCTGGCCGGTGTGACCGGAGAGAGTTTTTACGTCAACGGGCAATCCGGCTCGTCTGTGCCTGCGTCGGAATGGTCGCATGTGGCCGTGGTTCTGGAATCAGCTGTAAACGCCACGCAATTCAAATTGAGCGTGGGCAACAGCAGCACTTTTGCCGGTAAACTGGATGAATGCCGGTTGTGGTCGGATGCGCGTTCTCAGAGTGAAATACAATTGAACCTGCACAACACGCTCAGCGGCTCCGAAACGGGATTGGCCGCCTGTTATGCGTTTGATCATGCGTCCGGTCTGGAGTTGACCGATTTATCCTCCGGAGGTCTTGACGGCGCGTTAACCAATATGAACGGCGACGAATGGAGCGAGTCCACGTGTCCCGTGGGTGACAGCGGCGACTGGATGACCTCGGGCAGTGCGACGGTGGCTGAGTTGACCGTGACCTATGAGGACGGAAGCAGTGGTGAACTGGGTGTATACAGCACCGGCAGCGGCGGCAGCTGGCTTCAGGAGGACAATGGATTGTTTCTGGATAAATTCTGGGGTGTGGAAAATCAGAGCGGCTCTGTAACAGCGACATTGAATTTTGATCTGTCCGTGCAGACTCTGCCTTCCGGAAAAAGCTGGAGCGATGTCGATTTACTGACGCGTTCGGACAAAACGTCGAACTGGAGCAATATCACTGATCTGTGCAGTCACACGCCGACTGACGCCGAACCCTGGTTTGAGATCACCCGGTCTTCATTTTCCGAGTTTCAGCCGGTTCTGGATTCTCCCATTCCCGTCACCCTGAGTCGATTTGTGGCGGAACCGCGGGAATCCGGTGTACTGCTGAGCTGGCAGGTTGAAAACAATGTCAATACAGCCGGATTTTTTGTATCCCGCGCACGCGGTGAAACCGGCGATTTTGTGCGCATCACGGATCAATTGATTCCGGCCGGACCTTTGTCCGTGCAAACATTTGAATATCTGGATGAAACCGTCATGTCCGGTTTCTGGCGCTACCGACTGGAGAGCGTGGACCTGAATGGCGGGTTGTCCCCTTACACGCCGGTTGCCGTGAATTTGCTGCAGTCCGGAATAAGCAGCGAGTCGCTGCCCGGGACATTCGCGTTGTATCCCAATCATCCCAATCCGTTCAATCCGGCCACAACCATTGCATATGACGTGGCCCAGGCATCGGATATATCGGTCTCGGTTTATAATGCTCTGGGACGAAAAGTCCGGAGTTTGGTGAACCGCAGACAGTCGCCGGGACACTATAAAGTGACCTGGAATGGACGCGATGACCAGGGTGTCAGACTCTCCAGCGGCATCTATCTGATTATTTTCAGTCATGATAACGGACAGCAGGTTCAAAAGACAGCTTTGATGCAGTGA
- a CDS encoding pyridoxal phosphate-dependent aminotransferase: MAIVTSQIQTYIETQSWIRRMFEAAAELKAKYGPEHVFDFSLGNPDIPPPLQVSEALKEIAEQARQPLSLGYCPNAGLPDLRAALSNKVSAEQQLSLEAKHLIVTNGAAGALNALMRSVLNSGDEVLCYSPYFVEYGFYVGNYGGTFVPVESENGTFAPNLNALEQAITPKTRMMIINSPNNPTGRIYSREELKGIAGVLREKSREYGQPILLVSDEPYRFLSYNQQVPAVLPLYRDSVVISSFSKSLSLAGARIGYLALNPNITDFELLSAGVTLSNRILGFVNAPVIGQKVVLQALNTGVDVTLYDDRRRAMAQLLDQAGLEYQMPQGAFYFFPKAPSGLYDQEFVDALRKENIIAVPGKGFGCPGYVRLSYCVNKDIIERAREPMLRVMQSIHQ, encoded by the coding sequence ATGGCTATCGTAACGTCTCAAATCCAAACTTATATCGAAACACAATCCTGGATCCGCCGGATGTTCGAGGCAGCGGCCGAACTCAAGGCGAAATACGGACCTGAACATGTTTTTGATTTCAGTCTGGGAAATCCCGATATTCCGCCGCCTTTGCAAGTCAGTGAGGCATTGAAAGAAATTGCGGAACAAGCCCGGCAGCCTTTATCGCTGGGATACTGTCCCAATGCCGGACTGCCGGATTTGCGCGCTGCGTTGTCGAATAAAGTCAGCGCCGAGCAGCAATTGTCTTTGGAGGCGAAACACCTGATTGTCACCAATGGTGCAGCCGGAGCCCTGAATGCGCTGATGCGTTCCGTGTTGAACTCTGGAGATGAGGTGTTGTGCTATTCACCCTATTTTGTCGAGTATGGGTTTTATGTGGGCAATTACGGCGGCACATTCGTTCCGGTCGAATCAGAGAACGGAACGTTTGCTCCGAATCTGAACGCGCTGGAACAGGCTATTACTCCGAAAACCCGGATGATGATCATAAATTCTCCCAACAATCCCACCGGTCGCATCTATTCTCGGGAAGAACTAAAAGGCATTGCCGGCGTATTGCGGGAAAAATCGCGTGAATACGGTCAACCCATTTTGCTGGTTTCGGATGAACCCTACCGGTTTTTAAGCTATAATCAGCAGGTCCCGGCCGTGCTGCCTCTGTACCGTGATTCCGTTGTCATCAGTTCGTTTTCTAAAAGTTTGTCTCTGGCCGGCGCCAGAATCGGTTACCTGGCCTTGAATCCGAATATCACTGATTTTGAACTGTTGAGCGCCGGTGTGACTCTGTCCAATCGCATTCTTGGATTTGTCAATGCGCCTGTGATCGGACAAAAAGTGGTGCTTCAGGCTCTGAATACCGGAGTGGATGTGACCCTGTATGATGACCGCCGCCGCGCGATGGCTCAACTGTTGGATCAAGCCGGACTGGAGTATCAGATGCCGCAGGGTGCGTTCTATTTCTTCCCCAAGGCCCCCTCCGGACTCTATGATCAGGAATTTGTAGACGCGTTACGAAAAGAAAATATTATTGCCGTGCCCGGTAAGGGCTTTGGTTGTCCGGGATACGTTCGTTTGTCCTATTGTGTCAATAAAGATATTATAGAACGCGCCCGGGAGCCGATGCTGCGTGTGATGCAATCGATCCATCAATAA